From the genome of Adhaeribacter pallidiroseus:
TCCTGTTCCAGCAATTGCCGCAGTTGGGCATCTTTCTGCCACTTCTGGACTGTGGTTATACTCGTGCCAATAGCCAATACCATTACCGTAACAAAAAAACTCCCGATAAGGGAATACCACAGCGGTCCGTTGCCCTCCCGCCTGGGCCGGCCCGGATGAAAAGCCTGGTGCATGAGTTCGGGTAAGTTTAATCCTATTTCTACCAAATAAATAATAACTACTGCCCCAACTGCCGTACCAAGCGCCGCCAGCACAAACCAGCCGATTTTGTTGGGTAATAAAAGCTTCGGTACCCATACGTAGGCATTTAAATAAAAGGCGCCCAGCCATAAACTAAACAGAATGGCTTGCTTAATCCACAATTGCACCGGCAATTTTACCTCGGAGGTTAGCGGTTGAAACAACAATAGTAAAAAGGCCACCAATACCCAGATTAAAATCTGAATCAGCAGGGAAATATTACGACGAATTAAAACAGCCATTAAGTTAAAGATACTCTTAAAAAGAATTTTACTGGCAAATTAATGATAATGCCACAAAACCTGCCGCCGCATCGACCAGCCACCTATTCACACCGACCAAAGAGCAGTATTTATCTATTAATCTTTTAATTTTTAAATTTTGTTCTTCTTCCCAGGTTTTATAGGCTTCTTTTTGGTTTTGGTCGATGTTTAAGGGGTGTTTATCTATTCCTTTTTTTAATCTGTGTCCGGCGCTATTGTTTTGTACTGTTCAGCTATTGTTTTGTACTGTTCATCGGCCGCAAATTCTTCTGGATTTAGTAAAACCAATAAATGGTTGCGGTAAAAAGAGGAGGTAGCTTTCAGGCATTTAAATTATACAACTAACATGAAAAATTTTATTTACACTTTTCTTTTAATCGTCTGGGGTAGTTCGTGGGCCCAGGCGCAGGTGCCGGTTGGCGCTCCCGGTGGTGCTGCGTCAGCAAGCAAATCGCCCACGGTTAAACTGGAACTTATTACCGATGTTCCTCGTGGTAATGCCAGTATCAGCGGCTCGGTCATGGATTCTACATTAAATAAAGCGGTAGAATTTGCCAACGTGGTGCTGTACAGCAAAGCTACCAATAAAGCTTTGGACGGCGTAATGGCCGATGACAAAGGAAGATTCACGTTGAGTAAAATCGCGCCCGGCGATTATAAATTGCAGATTTCTTTTATTGGCTACACCGATAAAATAATTGGTGCGGTACAGATTCAGAAAGGCCAGGAATTAAACTTAGGCGCCATTAAAATCCGGCCGAGTGTACTGGCCTTAAAAGAAGTTACCATTACGGCTCAAAAAGCCATGATTGAAGAAAAAGTGGATCGTCTGGTGTACAACGCCGAAAAAGATATTGCGGCTAAAGGCGGCGATGCCAGCGATGTACTCAAAAAAGTACCCATGCTCACGGTTGATCTGGATGGTAATGTATCGCTGCGGGGTAGTCAGAATATCCGGGTACTCATTAACAACAAACCGTCTACGATTATGGCTAGCAGCGTGGCCGATGCTTTAAAACAAATTCCGGCCGATATGATAAAAACGGTGGAAGTAATTACGTCGCCTTCGGCCAAGTACGACGCCGAAGGTTCCGGCGGGATTATTAATATCATCACCAAGAAAAATAACCTGGAAGGCCTTACCCTGAATATTGATTCGGGTGTAGGTAACCGGGCCTCTAACCTGAGCTTAAACGGCAGCTACCGGAAAGGCAAAATAGGCTTTAACTTAGGGGGCTTTGGGCGCGCCTTTTATAACAAAGCCGTATCTACCTTAAATCAGAGTACTTTTTTAAATAATGCTATTTTCCGGACTAATCAGAGTACCAATGCTTTTGATAATGGTTTGTTCGGGCAATATTCTTTGGGGTTCGACTACGATATTTCTAAAATCCAATCGCTCACCGCCGGTATTCGTTACGGCGTTCGCAACTTAACCCGGGACCAGGAAATGACTACCCATTTATTCACCAACGATAGCTTAATTTCTACTTTGTTTCGGAACGTAGATAATAAAGATTTATCGAATACCGTAGACGTAAACCTGGATTACCTGCGCACTTTTAAACCGCAGCAGGAATGGAGCATTTCCACGCAGTTTAGCCGCAACAACTTAACGAATAACTTTGATGCCGATATTCTGAACAACAGCGACAGCGAAATAACCGAACGGCAGCAAAACGTTAATAACAACATTAACCAGGAAGTAACCCTGCAAACCGATTACACTGATCCGATTGGCAAAAACCAAATGGTGGAAGTAGGCGCGAAAACCATCTTCCGGAGTGTAACCAGCGATTATTCGTATCTGGTAGCAGGTTCTACCGGCGACTTTACTTTCGACCCAAACCGCTTAGCGGGCTCTTTGGATTACAACCAGAACGTAGGCGCCGGTTATTTATCCTACACCTACACCACCGCAAATAAGTACTCCGTGAAAGTAGGTGCCCGATACGAACACACTGCCATTGAGGCCCAAACCCAGAATGCCGGGGAGTTTAGCCAAGATATTGTAATACCCAATTACAGCAACCTGGTGCCGAGTTTAAATATCTCGAAAACTTTAAAAAACGGTACTACTTTAAAGGCTGCTTACAACCGCCGCATTCAACGGCCAGGTTTACAGCAGTTAAATCCGAATTTTAACACCGCCAACACGCAAAACATTACCATTGGTAATCCTGCGCTACGCCCCGAACTCACCGATAATTTTGAATTAGGGATCAGTACCAACATTAAAAAAACGTACCTGAATGTAGCTTTATTTTCGCGCCTCACGGATAATGCCATTTCGCGGGTAATTATGCCCTATGATTCTATCACCGGGGCGGTAATTACTACTTACGAAAACATTGGCTCGCAACGAGCTTACGGCACCAATGTTTTCGGGAATATTAATATCACGCCTACCTGGAGCGTAAACGGCGGCATTGATCTATACTACTCTTTCTTGGAAGGGCAAACCGCCGGCCTGGATGGCACTTCGGTTACCGTACGCAACTCGGGTTTAAACACTAGCGGCCGTTTAATGACCCAGATTCAACTACCTAAAGGCTGGGGCATTCAAGGATTCAGCTTCTTCCGGGGCTCCATGGTGCAGTTGCAGGGTACGCAAAGTGGTTTTAAAATGTACTCGCTGGGCGTGAAAAAAGATTTTGCCGATAAAAAAGGCAGTATTGGTTTAGCCGCCGAAAACTTTGTAACCCGGGGCATGGTCCTTAAATCTGAATCTACGTCGCCGTTATTTACCCAAACCAGCAACATGCGCCTACTTAACCAAGGCGTAAAAGTTACTTTTAGCTATAAAATCGGGAAAATGAGCTTTGATGCGCCGCGCCGGAAAACCCGTTCGGTAAGCAACGACGACGTAAAAAGTGGCGATGATTCTGGCAACGGTGGCGGACAGCAAACTCCTAAGAAATAAAAACCATTACCAACAGCACCGCGGTTTAACCTCAGGAAATAATCGCCGAAAAATAAAAATTTAAAAAAAATAGACTTTAACCTAATTATTCATGAAAGCTACCGGGTAGTTTAAAACCCACTTTTATTCGGGAAATCTAACTTCGAAAAGTAAATTCAGTAACCAACCTGATAGCACTGGAAACGGAATAATACTTGAAAGTTAGATTCTCCCGATGAAAAGCTTCAGCAGAATTAAAAAAATTTTAAATTTTTGCTTCTTTATTTAAAAACAGGCTGGGGTACATGAACTATAGCTACTATTCTTACTTAAATTTCAACTTTTGTCTTTACCCAATAAACTCATCAACGCAGGGTATCAGGTTTTTAGATTTTCATTTGTATATTTAGTTATCCAGAGTTTTCCAGTTGAAAGTAAATGTAGTGGTATGGCCTTATTTAATACATCGCGGCGTAAGTTTCTGGCTTTAATAGCTACTTTGCCTTTGTTTGGCTTATGGGCTTTATACCCGAAAAAACAGGCCGTTACATTAATTCCAACTCCCGCCTGCGATGACCACGACGAGCCTACTCCTTCGCAAACCGAAGGTCCTTATTTTAAACCCGAGTCGCCGGAACGCCGCAGCTTTATGACAGGGAGTATTACCGGCACCAAGCTTATTGTAAGCGGCCAGGTATTAAATACTAATTGCCAGCCGGTGGCCAAAGCTTTACTCGATTGGTGGCACGCCGATGATGCCGGCAATTATGATAATACTGGCTTTAAGCTTCGCGGGCATCAATACACCGACCAGAAAGGCAATTTTTATTTAGAAACCATTGTACCGGGTTTGTATCCGGGCCGTACCCGGCACTTACACGTGAAAGTGCAGGCTCCCGGCCAGCAGGTTTTAACTACGCAATTGTATTTCCCGAACGAAGCTAAAAACACTCAAGATGGCATTTTTAACCAGGCGCTTACCATGCATATTAAATCAGCCCCTGATAAGTTGAAGGCCCATTTTGATTTTGTACTGGTAGCCTAAAAAACAAGTTTATTTTTAAAAAATCCGGATTTATTTGCTTTAATCCCTTGCAATTACCAGTAAAAACCTAATTTAGGTACTTATTTGATTTTAAACCATTAATTATACTTAGTCCATTTATGAAAAAATTTAAAATTTCTGTTTCGGCGTTAGCTTTGGCCTTATTGTTTGGCGGTACTACCGGTTTTATCGCTCCTAAAAACCCAGTTAAAAAAGAAACAAAAACCGCGGCAGTTACTACCCTGGAAGTGGACCCCGCAGCCAGCACGGTAGGTTGGACCGCGAAAAAAGTAGGTGGCCAGCACAACGGTACCGTAAAATTAGCTAAAGGCAGCTTACAGGTGAACGGTAAAAAACTGGTAGGAGGCAACTTTGTAATGGACATGACCTCGATTACCGACGTAGATATTACCAACGAAGAATTTAACAAAAAGCTTACTGGTCATTTAAAATCCGAAGACTTTTTCTCCGTCGAAAAAAATCCAAACTCTACTTTTAAAATTACGAAGGTAGCCCCTATAGCTAATGCCAAAGCCGGCGAACCTAATTATACCGTAACCGGTGACCTTACCATAAAAGGCACTACCAACCCGGTTACTTTTCCGGCTACCGTTAAAACCGATGGCAACAGTGCCGAAGCTACCGCTAAGATAGAAGTTGACCGGATTAAATACGACATTAAATACCGCTCCAGCTTATTAGGTACTGCCGCTGATAAAATTATCGACGATACCTTTGTGATGGATGTGAAATTAGTAGCGGGTAAATCTAAAACCGCTAAGTTGTAAGCATACTTGCTTGGTTAAGCACCCAACGCTTCGTTAAAAAGCAAAAAATTAAAAAATGCTTTCTGGCGGACAGTTATAATAAAAGGTAGTTAGTTCTAGCATTTAGAACCAACTACCTTTTTTATATTAAAGTAGTTTGAATGACCATACCGGCCTCTAAGGTTTTTTGAATAGGGCACCGGGAAGAGATATCTTTTAACCGGGAAATTTGCTCCGGGGTAAGGTCGCCGGTAAGTTGCAAGGTTTTACTGATTAAAGTACGCTTATCACCGGCAGCCAATGCACTTTCGGTGTTGGAAAGAGTTCTTTGTTGTAATGTTACCTCTGCCCGCTCTAATGGCCAATTTTTACGTTGAGCGTACATGTGCAGGGTAATTACGGTACAAGAACCTAAAGCACTCATAATGTAATCCATGGGTGTGGGTCCGGTATCTGCTCCTGTTTCCACTCCCGATTCGTCAATAACTGTAATTTGGTCGCCCATTTTAACCGTAGCTACCATGCCGGAATTACGATCTACACTAACAATTACGCCGCTCATTTGCTTTGTTAAGTAATAACTGATTACAAAATTTTTATTACGCGCCTGCCGGTTACAAGTTAGCCTCCAGGTTATATTCTGGCTTCGTTATTTTTTTGCCTATATCAGTGACTTCACTGACAACTCTTACACAGCGGTTTGGGCTACGTCGGTGCCGGCGGTTTCTACCCATTTCCGGGTGGCCGATCTCTGATTAGCATAACAGAATAGGTTGGTGGTAAACGCCAATCAGAGATTGGCCGCACCAAAACTGCTTAGAGCGCTTTCGCTAACTCTAAGCACAACTACGCGACTTTAAATAAACAGCTACACTCAAAATTATAACCGTGAACTATCGTCTATGGACTATGGACTAACCTTAATTCCGGACCGCAATCATTAAGCTGAGTTCTTTGTAGCGCATATTAAATTTCTTGGCAATCATTTCGTTGGTGAGGCTGCCTTTGTAAATGTACACCCCGCTGCGGTAATATTCGTGGGTAAATAAGGTTTCGTTCACGCCGCCGTATTTCGAGATTTCAATAAAAATAGGCGTGAAAATATTGCTTAAAGCATTGGTAGCCGTACGCGGTACCCGCGAGGCAATATTGGGCACGCAGTAATGGATAATATCGTATTTCCGGAAAACGGGCCGGCTGTGGGTAGTTAGCTCCGAGGTTTCAAAACAACCGCCCTGGTCAATACTCACATCAATAATAATGGAACCCGGATTCATTTGGGACACGATGGACTCGCTGATGATTAAAGAAGGTTTTCCATCTTTCACCGAAAAAGCGCCAACAACCACATCGGCCTGCTTAATCATATTATTCAGAATGGCTACATCCAGCGTAGAAGTAAACAACTGAGTGCCAATATTTTGCTTTAAACGGCGTAGTTTATAAATATGGTCGTCGAATACTTTTACTTCTGCGCCCAGACCCAGGGCGGCGCGGGTGGCGTATTCGGCCACGGTGCCGGCTCCCAGAATAACCACCTGCGTAGGGGGCACCCCGGTAATACCTCCCAAAATAACCCCTTTGCCCTCGTTGCTGGAACTTAAGTATTCCGCGGCTACCTGCATCACGGTGCTGCCGGCAATTTCGCTCATGGCCCGAACTACCGGGCGGGTGTCGGATTTATCTTTTAAAAATTCAAAGGCAATGGCGTTTATTTTTTTGCGGCACAAGGCATTAATGTATTCGGCGGTTAAGTTACCTTGTTGCAAAGCGGAGATTAAAGTTTGGCCGGGCCGGAAATTTTCAATTTCGTCGTAGGTAGGCGGGGCAATTTTTAAAATAATATCGGCTTCGTAAATTTCGCTCGTCGAATAAACCACGCGGGCGCCGGCTTCGGAAAATTCGTGGTCGGAATACCGGGAGGGGCTTCCGGCTCCGCTTTCTACCCATATTTCGTGCCCTTGATCGGTTAATTGCCGCACCGCTTCGGGCGTAAGCCCCAAACGGTTTTCCTGCAACGACGTTTCTTTGGGTAAACCAATAAATAACCGCTTGCGCCTGGTTTCCACCGCCAGCATCGATTCTTTCGGATAAAGCGCCCGACTGGCGGCATTTATAGCTTCAAAACCCGAAGGAATATGTTCCATCATACCTAATTAATGTTTCAACGTAATAGTACGCGCCTCCCCGGCACCAACTTCCAAAGTTACGAGCAAATACGTTTCGGGCAATAACGATTTTATCTTCGAAGGCCATTCCACCATACAGATGTTCCCGGAATCCAGGTAATCCAGCACGCCCATATCCAAAGCTTCTTCTTCGCTGTTGATGCGGTAAAAATCGAAATGGTACAGCTTTTCGCCCTGAGTGGTTTCATATTCGTTTACCAGGCTATACGTGGGACTGCTCACCGCATCAGTTACGCCTTTAACGGCCCCAATTGCTTTAATAAAAGTAGTTTTACCCGCTGCCATATCGCCTTCAAATAACCAAACTGTCTGAGTCGCGGCAAAACGGATGAGTTCGGCCGCGGCCCCGGGTAAATCTGCTTTTGATTGTACGTGTAAAACAAGGGAACTAGCTTCGGGCTTATCCATTCTTCGGCGACAATGTCACAAAAGGAATAATTATTTCTTCTAAAGATACACCGCCATGCTGAAACGTATCTTTATAATAGTTAACATAATAATTAAAATTATTGGGGTAAGCAAAAAAGTAATCTTCTAAAGCAAAAACGTAGGCCGTCGAAATGTTTTCTTTAGGCAGGAAAATGCGTTCGGGTTTGCGTACCACGTACACGTCTTTATCGGTAAAGCCCAGGTTTTTGCCGTGCTTGTAGCGCAAGTTGGTATTGGTGTTGCGGTCGCCGATAATTTTAAAGGGCCGCTTGCACCGGATCGTGCCGTGGTCGGTGGTAATAATCAGTTTGCCTTTTTTATCGGCTATTAATTTTAATGTTTCAAACAACGGGGAGTGCAAAAACCACGAGCGGGTAAGCGAGCGGTACGCCGACTCATCCGGGGCCAGTTCGCGCACCATGGTGCTATCGGTGCGGGCATGCGACAGCATATCCACGAAATTGTACACGATAACATTTAATTTATTTTTATCCAGGTTGCTGAATTTACTTACCAAATCTTTACCCGCCTGAATGTTGGTAATTTTATTGTAGCTAAATTTTTCCTGGATGCGGTTTTGCTGAAGTAAAATTTCCAGAAATTGCGATTCCTGCAAGTTTTTCCCTTCTTCATCGTCGTCGTTTACCCACAGGTTGGGGTATTTTTTCTGAATATCGGAAGGCATCATACCGGCAAAAATAGCGTTACGGGCGTAAGCCGTGGTGGTGGGTAAAATGGAATAATACATTTCCTCGTTATCCACCGTAAAATATTCCGCAATAATCGGTTCCAGCACTTTCCACTGGTCGTAGCGCAAATTATCAATGAGCACAAAATAAACCGGCTGCTGGCTTTCTTTCAGCATCGGGAATACCCGTTCTTTAAAGATTTCGTGCGACATGAGCGGGCGTTCGTCGGCTTCGTCGTTAATCCATTCTTCGTAATTATCCATCACAAACTTGGCGAAGTTGGAATTGGCTTCGTCTTTTTGCATGCTAATGACTTCGGCCATGCTTTTACCTTCGGTTTCGTCAATTTCCAGCTCCCAGCGCACCAGTTTCTTATAATTTTCGGCCCATTCTTCGTGGCTCAAGCGCTCCCCAAAGGCCATACCCAAAGTGCGGAAATCGCGTTGGTAACTGCTGTTGGTTTTTTCGGAAACCAGCCGTTTGTTGTCCAGTATCTTTTTAACGGAAAGTAAAATCTGATTCGGATTTAATGGTTTAATGAGGTAATCGGCGATTTTAGCCCCAATGGCTTCTTCCATAATGTGCTCTTCCTCGCTCTTGGTAATCATTACCACTGGAATGGTGGGCTTAATGGCTTTAATTTCCGATAATGTTTCCAGACCCGAAATGCCGGGCATATTTTCGTCCAGAAAAACCACATCGTAATTATTTTCCGAACATTTTTCAATAGCATCGGCCCCGCTGGGTACGGGCGTTATATCGTAGCCTTTATCTTCCAGAAAAAGAATGTGCGGCTTCAATAAGTCTATCTCGTCATCGGCCCATAAAATATTATATCTTTGCATAGTTTTATTTTTAAAACAAATCGTGCTTTTTACTGGTTTTGGCCACTGCTGATTTTAAAAAAGTAATGGCGGTAATTATTATTTAACAGTGAATACGCGTAAACAGTTATTATTTCCGGAACGCAGCACCGTTATTTACAAATATTTACTAGCTAAAATCGCCAACCATCAACGGTTAACTCCTTAATTCATTGAATAAGAAAAAAATTTTTAATGACCCCGTATACGGATTTATTACCGTTCCGTCGGAGCTTTTATTTGATATTATTGAACATCCGTATTT
Proteins encoded in this window:
- the porX gene encoding T9SS response regulator signal transducer PorX — encoded protein: MQRYNILWADDEIDLLKPHILFLEDKGYDITPVPSGADAIEKCSENNYDVVFLDENMPGISGLETLSEIKAIKPTIPVVMITKSEEEHIMEEAIGAKIADYLIKPLNPNQILLSVKKILDNKRLVSEKTNSSYQRDFRTLGMAFGERLSHEEWAENYKKLVRWELEIDETEGKSMAEVISMQKDEANSNFAKFVMDNYEEWINDEADERPLMSHEIFKERVFPMLKESQQPVYFVLIDNLRYDQWKVLEPIIAEYFTVDNEEMYYSILPTTTAYARNAIFAGMMPSDIQKKYPNLWVNDDDEEGKNLQESQFLEILLQQNRIQEKFSYNKITNIQAGKDLVSKFSNLDKNKLNVIVYNFVDMLSHARTDSTMVRELAPDESAYRSLTRSWFLHSPLFETLKLIADKKGKLIITTDHGTIRCKRPFKIIGDRNTNTNLRYKHGKNLGFTDKDVYVVRKPERIFLPKENISTAYVFALEDYFFAYPNNFNYYVNYYKDTFQHGGVSLEEIIIPFVTLSPKNG
- a CDS encoding outer membrane beta-barrel family protein, producing MKNFIYTFLLIVWGSSWAQAQVPVGAPGGAASASKSPTVKLELITDVPRGNASISGSVMDSTLNKAVEFANVVLYSKATNKALDGVMADDKGRFTLSKIAPGDYKLQISFIGYTDKIIGAVQIQKGQELNLGAIKIRPSVLALKEVTITAQKAMIEEKVDRLVYNAEKDIAAKGGDASDVLKKVPMLTVDLDGNVSLRGSQNIRVLINNKPSTIMASSVADALKQIPADMIKTVEVITSPSAKYDAEGSGGIINIITKKNNLEGLTLNIDSGVGNRASNLSLNGSYRKGKIGFNLGGFGRAFYNKAVSTLNQSTFLNNAIFRTNQSTNAFDNGLFGQYSLGFDYDISKIQSLTAGIRYGVRNLTRDQEMTTHLFTNDSLISTLFRNVDNKDLSNTVDVNLDYLRTFKPQQEWSISTQFSRNNLTNNFDADILNNSDSEITERQQNVNNNINQEVTLQTDYTDPIGKNQMVEVGAKTIFRSVTSDYSYLVAGSTGDFTFDPNRLAGSLDYNQNVGAGYLSYTYTTANKYSVKVGARYEHTAIEAQTQNAGEFSQDIVIPNYSNLVPSLNISKTLKNGTTLKAAYNRRIQRPGLQQLNPNFNTANTQNITIGNPALRPELTDNFELGISTNIKKTYLNVALFSRLTDNAISRVIMPYDSITGAVITTYENIGSQRAYGTNVFGNINITPTWSVNGGIDLYYSFLEGQTAGLDGTSVTVRNSGLNTSGRLMTQIQLPKGWGIQGFSFFRGSMVQLQGTQSGFKMYSLGVKKDFADKKGSIGLAAENFVTRGMVLKSESTSPLFTQTSNMRLLNQGVKVTFSYKIGKMSFDAPRRKTRSVSNDDVKSGDDSGNGGGQQTPKK
- a CDS encoding alanine dehydrogenase, yielding MMEHIPSGFEAINAASRALYPKESMLAVETRRKRLFIGLPKETSLQENRLGLTPEAVRQLTDQGHEIWVESGAGSPSRYSDHEFSEAGARVVYSTSEIYEADIILKIAPPTYDEIENFRPGQTLISALQQGNLTAEYINALCRKKINAIAFEFLKDKSDTRPVVRAMSEIAGSTVMQVAAEYLSSSNEGKGVILGGITGVPPTQVVILGAGTVAEYATRAALGLGAEVKVFDDHIYKLRRLKQNIGTQLFTSTLDVAILNNMIKQADVVVGAFSVKDGKPSLIISESIVSQMNPGSIIIDVSIDQGGCFETSELTTHSRPVFRKYDIIHYCVPNIASRVPRTATNALSNIFTPIFIEISKYGGVNETLFTHEYYRSGVYIYKGSLTNEMIAKKFNMRYKELSLMIAVRN
- a CDS encoding YceI family protein, producing the protein MKKFKISVSALALALLFGGTTGFIAPKNPVKKETKTAAVTTLEVDPAASTVGWTAKKVGGQHNGTVKLAKGSLQVNGKKLVGGNFVMDMTSITDVDITNEEFNKKLTGHLKSEDFFSVEKNPNSTFKITKVAPIANAKAGEPNYTVTGDLTIKGTTNPVTFPATVKTDGNSAEATAKIEVDRIKYDIKYRSSLLGTAADKIIDDTFVMDVKLVAGKSKTAKL
- a CDS encoding dioxygenase family protein, which codes for MALFNTSRRKFLALIATLPLFGLWALYPKKQAVTLIPTPACDDHDEPTPSQTEGPYFKPESPERRSFMTGSITGTKLIVSGQVLNTNCQPVAKALLDWWHADDAGNYDNTGFKLRGHQYTDQKGNFYLETIVPGLYPGRTRHLHVKVQAPGQQVLTTQLYFPNEAKNTQDGIFNQALTMHIKSAPDKLKAHFDFVLVA
- the tsaE gene encoding tRNA (adenosine(37)-N6)-threonylcarbamoyltransferase complex ATPase subunit type 1 TsaE, which encodes MDKPEASSLVLHVQSKADLPGAAAELIRFAATQTVWLFEGDMAAGKTTFIKAIGAVKGVTDAVSSPTYSLVNEYETTQGEKLYHFDFYRINSEEEALDMGVLDYLDSGNICMVEWPSKIKSLLPETYLLVTLEVGAGEARTITLKH
- a CDS encoding OsmC family protein, which codes for MSGVIVSVDRNSGMVATVKMGDQITVIDESGVETGADTGPTPMDYIMSALGSCTVITLHMYAQRKNWPLERAEVTLQQRTLSNTESALAAGDKRTLISKTLQLTGDLTPEQISRLKDISSRCPIQKTLEAGMVIQTTLI